One window from the genome of Metabacillus flavus encodes:
- a CDS encoding type II toxin-antitoxin system SpoIISA family toxin — MILFYQWLVWFVLLLLAFYGISHWIWEDRVKKASESIRKTWYLLFLLGAAVFWTAYPASLFSDWKNYLIVFGVFVLVDAFLFLGMYIKKLGVNELERHTEVLEENARLVQENNHRLKTFANLLQHVSINLYQGGLTEYMQGLDELIQSFAEKNDMAASFHSFDTDQEKEQLLGVIERKGGIRSALERNEIVYRPEEKTALIPIEIQGVTFVLKIKAAADEVNESDCLLFLSLIHMYDIIY, encoded by the coding sequence ATGATTCTTTTTTATCAATGGCTGGTTTGGTTTGTGCTTTTATTGCTGGCATTTTACGGTATTTCTCATTGGATTTGGGAGGATCGGGTAAAGAAGGCATCTGAATCAATCCGCAAAACGTGGTATCTGCTATTTTTGCTGGGAGCTGCTGTATTCTGGACAGCATACCCTGCTTCTCTATTCTCTGATTGGAAAAACTACCTGATTGTCTTTGGGGTTTTTGTTCTAGTCGATGCTTTTCTGTTTCTGGGTATGTATATTAAAAAACTTGGGGTTAACGAACTGGAAAGGCATACGGAGGTTTTAGAAGAGAATGCCCGACTTGTCCAGGAGAATAATCATCGCCTTAAAACATTCGCGAATCTCCTTCAGCATGTTTCCATTAATCTGTATCAAGGCGGCCTTACTGAATACATGCAAGGGCTGGATGAGCTGATTCAATCATTTGCAGAAAAAAACGATATGGCTGCTTCCTTCCATTCGTTTGACACAGATCAGGAAAAGGAACAGCTTCTAGGGGTGATTGAAAGAAAAGGAGGCATTCGTTCCGCGCTTGAACGAAATGAAATTGTCTATCGGCCCGAAGAAAAGACAGCTCTGATTCCGATTGAAATTCAGGGAGTCACATTTGTATTAAAGATTAAAGCTGCAGCCGATGAAGTCAATGAATCGGATTGTCTCCTTTTTCTTTCCTTAATTCATATGTATGATATAATTTATTAA
- a CDS encoding YdcF family protein yields MKKKKWSLWLLAGLLVSGFVYFIFLNVKIHQYAQSKPPANADYLIVLGAKVNGNVPSLALKYRIEAAAKYMSENRSTVAIVSGGMGPGENRTEADAMKEGLLNLGIDSGRIISEDQSTSTNENIRNSKQLLPKNAKAGIIVTNDFHLYRSIMIAKDHGLAVSGLAAKTPAVIKLKSYIREYLALSNFYVQRNLQ; encoded by the coding sequence ATGAAAAAAAAGAAATGGTCTTTATGGCTGCTCGCAGGACTGCTTGTTTCGGGATTTGTTTATTTCATTTTTTTAAATGTGAAAATACATCAGTATGCCCAATCCAAACCGCCTGCAAACGCCGATTACTTAATTGTCCTTGGAGCCAAGGTGAATGGGAATGTCCCATCTTTAGCCTTGAAATACCGGATTGAAGCAGCGGCTAAATATATGAGTGAAAATAGAAGCACAGTGGCAATCGTCTCCGGAGGAATGGGACCAGGGGAAAACCGCACAGAAGCGGATGCAATGAAGGAAGGCTTGCTAAATCTGGGGATTGATTCTGGGCGAATCATCAGTGAGGATCAATCAACAAGCACTAATGAAAATATCAGGAATTCAAAGCAGCTCCTTCCGAAAAATGCGAAAGCAGGAATCATTGTTACAAATGATTTTCATCTATACCGTTCCATTATGATTGCAAAAGACCATGGACTTGCAGTTTCAGGACTGGCAGCTAAAACTCCTGCTGTAATTAAATTGAAATCTTACATAAGAGAATACCTGGCCTTATCGAATTTTTATGTCCAGAGAAATTTGCAGTAA
- a CDS encoding DUF4240 domain-containing protein — translation METLLHYQDDSSNKFWKIKVSGTAFIVTFGKAGTTGTVRSKKFESAGECHQEAERLIRSKLKKGYRPGTSSMQMLKKSGMTEDAFWSIFEQAKTKGDEQEEQLEWLVEHLAKKPVQDIIKFDEIFSRYFVKSYTSHLWAAAFIIMGGCSDDGFDYFRAWLLYQGKEVYESAIMDPESLIPYLNNLEEKEEIPQFEDLTYIGALAFEEKTGQDDNSFYELYDQIVLEPVMEPDIVLDWDEEDEEGLMLRFPKLWERYGENPLEC, via the coding sequence GTGGAGACATTATTACATTATCAGGATGATTCATCAAATAAATTTTGGAAAATAAAAGTAAGCGGAACTGCATTTATCGTTACCTTTGGTAAAGCGGGAACAACCGGGACGGTTCGTTCCAAGAAGTTTGAAAGTGCTGGCGAATGCCACCAAGAGGCTGAGCGGCTAATTCGATCAAAACTAAAAAAAGGATACAGGCCAGGTACGTCATCTATGCAGATGTTAAAGAAAAGCGGGATGACAGAGGATGCATTCTGGTCAATTTTCGAGCAAGCCAAAACGAAGGGAGATGAGCAGGAGGAACAGCTGGAATGGCTCGTTGAACATTTAGCGAAAAAACCGGTTCAGGACATTATTAAATTTGATGAAATCTTTTCACGCTATTTTGTGAAATCCTACACCTCACACCTTTGGGCCGCGGCTTTTATTATTATGGGCGGCTGTTCTGATGATGGATTTGACTATTTCAGAGCATGGCTTCTCTATCAGGGCAAAGAAGTTTATGAGTCTGCCATTATGGATCCGGAAAGCTTAATTCCTTATTTGAATAATCTAGAAGAAAAGGAAGAGATTCCTCAATTCGAAGATTTAACATATATTGGAGCCCTCGCGTTTGAGGAAAAGACTGGACAGGATGATAACAGCTTTTATGAGTTATATGATCAAATTGTGCTGGAACCGGTAATGGAGCCCGATATTGTACTTGATTGGGATGAAGAAGATGAAGAAGGTTTAATGCTGCGTTTCCCTAAGCTATGGGAACGTTATGGAGAAAATCCGCTCGAATGCTAG
- a CDS encoding PAS domain-containing protein has translation MILEKNLDHPQLKLLFKALDSSQTGIIITDPSVKENPILYMSRGFTEVTGYREEEVLGKNCRFLQGEKTDQKEVDKIREAVHEKKSVSVTLLNYRKDGTPFYNQLNIDPFYIEEENRYYFIGVQKDVTMEKHYQSLMEQAMMEADKRSTPIISIEDQVSVLPLIGSFPSERLTILMRNIMEHKDKTRDKYLILDISGLSVFDRALSNYMVNLNGWLKLLGTQLMITGIYPRMAVTELEDYEELNTIKVFPAVKHALEYVKKESSQSPDVFFKNRI, from the coding sequence ATGATTTTGGAAAAGAATCTGGATCATCCACAGCTGAAACTGCTATTCAAAGCCCTGGATTCTTCTCAAACAGGAATCATTATCACGGATCCATCCGTAAAAGAAAATCCCATCTTATATATGTCCAGAGGATTTACAGAAGTAACGGGCTATAGGGAGGAAGAGGTTCTTGGCAAAAACTGCAGGTTTCTGCAAGGAGAAAAAACAGATCAAAAAGAAGTTGATAAAATCAGAGAAGCCGTTCATGAAAAGAAGTCTGTTTCTGTAACATTGCTAAACTATCGAAAGGATGGAACCCCTTTTTATAATCAGCTGAATATCGACCCATTCTATATAGAGGAAGAAAATCGCTATTATTTTATAGGAGTCCAAAAAGATGTAACAATGGAAAAACATTATCAGTCCTTGATGGAACAAGCTATGATGGAGGCGGATAAAAGATCAACCCCTATCATTTCCATTGAAGATCAGGTTTCTGTTCTTCCGCTGATCGGGTCTTTTCCAAGCGAGAGGCTTACCATTTTAATGAGAAATATTATGGAGCATAAAGATAAAACGAGGGACAAATATTTAATCCTTGATATTTCAGGTCTGTCCGTTTTCGACCGTGCGCTTTCGAATTATATGGTGAACTTAAATGGATGGCTAAAGCTTCTTGGTACCCAGCTCATGATTACAGGGATATACCCGCGCATGGCCGTTACAGAACTTGAGGATTACGAAGAATTAAACACTATTAAAGTGTTCCCCGCTGTAAAGCATGCATTGGAATACGTAAAAAAAGAAAGCAGCCAAAGCCCTGATGTGTTCTTCAAAAACCGTATTTAA
- a CDS encoding DUF3311 domain-containing protein, with protein MKPLYLLAIFPVIGFFGGLSFANRVEPYVLGLPFLFFWIILWVALTSVIMAVIYRFDPANKEEL; from the coding sequence ATGAAGCCCCTCTATTTGCTGGCAATTTTCCCCGTCATAGGATTCTTTGGAGGGCTCTCATTTGCAAACCGTGTGGAACCATACGTATTAGGACTTCCTTTTTTATTTTTCTGGATTATTCTTTGGGTGGCGCTGACTTCGGTCATTATGGCTGTCATCTACCGCTTTGATCCTGCTAATAAGGAGGAGTTGTAA
- a CDS encoding STAS domain-containing protein codes for MATSANINLIKFKDLVLQKAYRNQSFSSFKGNKQDLTDWRKKLIEIYANSLTLSSEQSAGEVKKWGKDFANKLVELGLPLDAAIAEMRTAKQNIGELLKEEASKQELTINEYYSIYSIFDRVVDQSVELVSICYMKAHDEKISSAQHAVDELSIPVVKIEEGIGILPVIGDIDTRRAQLLMVTALEKSAEFKLEYLILDLSGVPVIDTMVAQQIFQVLEALRISGVTSKISGIRPELAITMTQLGVNFEVQSFSSLHQAIASIKE; via the coding sequence GTGGCAACTTCAGCGAATATTAACTTAATTAAGTTTAAGGATCTAGTCCTTCAGAAGGCATACAGAAATCAAAGCTTTAGTTCGTTTAAAGGAAATAAACAGGATTTAACGGACTGGAGGAAAAAATTAATTGAAATTTATGCAAACTCATTAACCCTGTCTTCAGAACAATCAGCTGGCGAAGTTAAGAAATGGGGAAAGGATTTTGCGAACAAGCTGGTAGAGCTAGGCTTGCCTCTGGATGCAGCAATTGCTGAGATGAGGACCGCCAAGCAGAACATTGGAGAACTCCTTAAAGAAGAAGCCAGCAAGCAAGAATTGACGATCAATGAATACTATTCGATCTATTCCATCTTTGACAGAGTAGTAGACCAATCTGTTGAGCTTGTTTCGATTTGTTATATGAAGGCACATGATGAAAAGATTTCTTCTGCCCAGCATGCAGTAGATGAGCTTTCCATTCCTGTAGTGAAAATTGAAGAAGGAATCGGCATCCTGCCAGTCATTGGAGACATTGATACAAGAAGAGCCCAGCTATTAATGGTAACAGCTCTGGAAAAGAGTGCAGAATTTAAACTGGAGTATTTGATTCTTGACCTTTCAGGAGTTCCGGTGATTGATACGATGGTGGCTCAGCAAATATTCCAAGTACTTGAAGCGCTTAGAATTTCAGGCGTAACCAGCAAAATCAGCGGCATCCGTCCTGAGCTTGCGATTACGATGACTCAGCTCGGTGTAAACTTTGAAGTGCAATCCTTCTCAAGTCTGCATCAAGCAATTGCAAGTATTAAAGAGTAG
- a CDS encoding sodium:solute symporter family protein: MAVSLLIVGAFLIFSLFLGLKAKRGKDMDLEQWTVGGRGFGTMFVFLLMAGEIYTTFTFLGGSGWAYGKGGPALYILVYGTLAYVLSYWLLPPIWTYAKEKNLMSQSDFFVSKYKSPMLGVLVSLVGIAALIPYLVLQLKGLGIIVSEASYGAISPVISVWIGLITVTVYVMLSGIHGSAWTAVVKDLLILVIVVFLGIYLPIHYYGGFQPMFESIEAAKPGFLTLPDSGMSISWFISTIILTVFGYYMWPHTFASAYTAQNAKVFKKNAFLMPLYSVVLIFVLFVGFAAILKVPGLKGADGDLSLFRLSMQTFDPWMIGLIGAAGLLTALVPGSMMLMAAATLFAKNVYKAAVPSATDQQVAKLAKYLVPVIALIAAFFTFNGGNTIVTLLLMGYSLVTQLFPALLFSLFRSRFVTKQGAMAGIIAGVSIVAYTTLAGTTIGGLFPALPQPVKDLNIGIAALFFNVIFMLGVSALTRSSHVNKAADEEKTA; encoded by the coding sequence ATGGCTGTTTCACTGCTGATTGTAGGTGCATTTTTAATTTTTTCCCTCTTTTTGGGACTCAAGGCAAAACGCGGTAAAGATATGGATTTGGAGCAGTGGACTGTCGGGGGCCGGGGATTTGGAACGATGTTTGTATTCTTGCTGATGGCTGGTGAAATTTATACTACGTTCACTTTCCTCGGAGGCAGCGGCTGGGCATATGGTAAAGGCGGACCTGCTCTCTATATTCTTGTCTATGGCACACTCGCCTATGTTTTATCCTATTGGCTCCTTCCGCCAATTTGGACATATGCCAAGGAGAAAAATCTGATGTCTCAATCCGACTTTTTCGTCAGTAAATATAAGAGTCCGATGCTTGGTGTTCTTGTCTCGCTGGTAGGAATTGCTGCGCTCATTCCATATCTCGTTCTGCAGCTGAAGGGTCTTGGAATTATTGTCTCAGAAGCTTCCTACGGTGCCATTTCACCCGTCATCTCAGTTTGGATTGGCTTAATTACCGTAACGGTCTATGTCATGCTGTCAGGTATTCATGGCTCTGCCTGGACTGCCGTTGTGAAGGATCTATTAATTCTGGTCATAGTCGTATTTCTCGGCATTTACTTGCCCATTCATTATTATGGCGGGTTTCAGCCGATGTTTGAATCCATTGAAGCAGCTAAACCGGGATTCCTTACCCTTCCTGATTCGGGGATGAGCATTAGCTGGTTTATTTCAACCATTATTCTGACGGTTTTTGGGTATTACATGTGGCCGCATACTTTTGCGTCAGCCTATACGGCTCAAAATGCAAAAGTTTTTAAGAAAAACGCCTTTTTAATGCCTCTATATTCGGTTGTGTTGATATTTGTACTATTTGTTGGATTTGCAGCTATTTTGAAAGTACCCGGTCTCAAAGGTGCGGATGGCGACCTCTCCCTATTCAGACTTTCCATGCAGACATTTGATCCATGGATGATCGGCTTGATTGGTGCAGCAGGCCTGCTGACTGCCCTGGTGCCCGGTTCGATGATGCTGATGGCAGCCGCAACTTTGTTTGCAAAAAATGTGTACAAGGCAGCGGTTCCTTCCGCTACCGATCAGCAGGTAGCCAAGCTCGCAAAATATCTCGTCCCGGTCATCGCTTTGATTGCCGCTTTCTTTACCTTTAACGGCGGAAATACGATTGTCACGCTTCTTTTGATGGGCTACAGCCTTGTTACACAATTATTCCCAGCTTTACTGTTCAGTCTGTTCCGCAGCAGATTCGTTACAAAGCAGGGGGCAATGGCCGGAATTATAGCAGGAGTTTCCATCGTCGCCTATACGACTCTTGCAGGAACTACAATTGGAGGGTTATTTCCAGCACTTCCTCAGCCGGTCAAGGATTTAAATATCGGGATTGCCGCCTTATTTTTTAACGTGATTTTCATGTTAGGTGTGAGTGCCCTTACTCGTTCCAGTCATGTTAATAAAGCTGCAGATGAAGAGAAGACTGCCTAA
- a CDS encoding S1C family serine protease, whose amino-acid sequence MKKVKKWIGSGIITVLIWAAGVTSIFIFHNSIPKELKLSSQIIELDTAKAASTDSADAVKKIIEDSQKHVVTIQLDDGSLGSGFQYNEKGDVITNAHVVANAKEVMVLTKDSREMGGQVIGVNPSRDIALVRVKDLKGNEPLPVERKKKSAIGDEVLALGSPLGLQNTVTDGIISGVDREVNIEQTYYKDAYQISAPIAPGNSGGPLVDKKTGKVIGINSAATDQGTIGFSIPIIAVLDEIDSWANQAE is encoded by the coding sequence GTGAAAAAGGTGAAAAAGTGGATTGGGAGCGGCATCATTACGGTTCTTATTTGGGCAGCTGGAGTTACAAGCATTTTTATATTCCACAACAGCATTCCTAAGGAGCTTAAGCTCTCCTCTCAAATTATTGAGCTTGATACAGCAAAGGCTGCAAGCACGGACAGCGCGGATGCAGTGAAAAAAATTATTGAAGATTCACAAAAACATGTTGTAACGATTCAGCTTGATGATGGATCCCTTGGCTCTGGATTTCAGTACAATGAAAAAGGGGATGTAATCACCAATGCCCACGTTGTAGCAAATGCAAAAGAGGTAATGGTTTTAACCAAGGATTCACGCGAGATGGGCGGACAAGTCATTGGTGTAAACCCTTCGAGGGATATCGCTCTTGTCCGAGTCAAGGATCTAAAAGGGAATGAACCGCTTCCGGTTGAGCGAAAGAAGAAATCTGCTATTGGAGATGAAGTGCTGGCATTGGGCAGCCCGCTTGGCCTGCAAAATACGGTTACAGATGGTATTATCAGCGGTGTGGACAGGGAAGTGAACATTGAGCAAACCTACTACAAGGATGCCTATCAAATTTCTGCTCCAATTGCACCGGGTAACAGCGGAGGGCCTCTAGTAGATAAGAAAACTGGAAAAGTAATAGGTATAAATTCCGCAGCGACAGATCAGGGAACAATCGGCTTTAGCATACCGATTATAGCTGTACTGGATGAAATAGATTCCTGGGCAAACCAGGCTGAATGA
- a CDS encoding M20 family metallopeptidase, protein MIVQKKDREKVIGWRRHLHMHPELSYQETKTSQFVYNELQKLDGLVLSKPTPTSVLARLNMGKPGKILAIRADMDALPIEEENDFEFTSRTPGVMHACGHDGHTAMLLGAAKILSEHKEKLSGEVRFIFQHAEEHPPGGAEELVNAGVMDGVDFVIGTHLWSPLETGKIGIVYGPMMAAPDTFKVRVIGKGGHAGVPHETVDSIAVSAQIISSLQQIVSRTTDASEQLVLSVTQISGGSADNVIPGFVEFGGTVRSFNEKLRNRIPEQIERIIKGITDAHQASYEFNYVTGYRPVINEKHTTKLLHAAAEHLYGQEAVEIMKPSMVGEDFSAYLQKAPGCFFFTGAGNKGKGITYPHHHAKFTIDEDALEIGVSMFAEAARVMLSGKGDE, encoded by the coding sequence ATGATCGTACAGAAAAAAGACCGTGAAAAAGTGATTGGATGGAGAAGACATCTCCACATGCATCCAGAGCTTTCTTATCAGGAAACAAAAACGTCCCAATTTGTCTATAACGAACTTCAAAAGCTTGATGGTTTAGTGTTATCCAAGCCAACACCTACTTCTGTATTAGCAAGGCTCAATATGGGGAAACCAGGAAAAATCCTTGCAATCAGAGCGGATATGGATGCACTGCCAATTGAAGAAGAAAATGACTTTGAGTTCACCTCTCGAACCCCGGGAGTTATGCACGCCTGCGGACACGACGGACATACGGCGATGCTTTTGGGAGCGGCAAAAATATTATCTGAACATAAGGAAAAGCTTAGTGGAGAGGTTCGGTTCATCTTTCAGCATGCTGAAGAACACCCTCCGGGAGGGGCAGAAGAACTTGTCAATGCCGGGGTTATGGATGGCGTTGATTTTGTGATTGGAACCCATTTATGGTCTCCCCTGGAAACGGGAAAAATTGGCATCGTTTATGGTCCGATGATGGCCGCCCCAGATACATTTAAGGTTCGGGTGATTGGAAAAGGCGGACATGCAGGAGTGCCTCATGAAACAGTTGACAGCATTGCGGTATCCGCCCAAATCATTTCCAGTCTGCAGCAGATTGTCTCAAGGACGACTGATGCTTCCGAGCAGCTTGTCCTTTCGGTTACTCAAATTTCAGGCGGTTCTGCAGATAACGTCATTCCCGGTTTTGTTGAATTTGGAGGAACTGTCAGAAGTTTCAATGAAAAATTACGAAACCGGATTCCCGAGCAAATTGAACGGATAATTAAAGGGATTACAGATGCACATCAAGCTTCTTACGAATTTAACTATGTAACGGGCTATCGTCCAGTAATTAATGAAAAGCACACAACAAAACTACTTCATGCAGCAGCAGAACATCTGTATGGACAAGAAGCAGTTGAGATCATGAAACCAAGTATGGTGGGTGAAGATTTTTCTGCATATCTGCAAAAAGCGCCTGGATGCTTTTTCTTTACAGGGGCAGGAAATAAAGGAAAGGGAATCACCTATCCTCACCATCATGCAAAATTCACAATTGATGAAGATGCTTTGGAGATAGGTGTGAGCATGTTTGCAGAAGCAGCCAGGGTCATGCTTTCCGGTAAGGGGGACGAATAA
- a CDS encoding zinc ribbon domain-containing protein, translating to MYCRECGKKLNGSEGFCPMCGTKVIKDPDSVHYDHQEEYLHTKSAGQFEQQEKHYEKDHETAESIHFMGHDERNDDSYQEKENNIYGEDHAEKDVPALNENEHLQQSHESKEDSHNEDGSSHSAGDALYPEEPQYDPYAQDRHDQIDIGNQTEFASASETNQSNVQHKRKATKKEWLLTIGIPAASLLLFTGTAFAVQSNEKNANQKAEALHYEGEDYALDGSYEQAVKKLAEASKIRPENSVIKRVKVEVESALKVEKTLSSIEQKIDSKEFGEAKDALNNVRNDIQARKSPIFAPLETKTSDQETELIVEMVKTETAEMDSVDEIGEQLKKIISLKTAEAEEVKGQLVKKIVAISQKTSEEYMRKKNFDAAIKALRSGLKYTNYENAELTSRLSEIEDQKLSYSGSLPVFLERHWSVINSKAMRSKKPPLKIGKVTFEEDQFTYVVTGKLKSMTRSTLNNPTLYLKIYDKKGKFLFNEDVSSKEVAIKSGQEAEFFFFLDKEYGKEIKIVLDQAVYRK from the coding sequence TTGTATTGCAGGGAATGCGGGAAGAAATTGAACGGAAGTGAAGGTTTTTGTCCGATGTGCGGGACAAAAGTCATAAAGGATCCTGATTCAGTTCATTATGACCATCAGGAGGAGTATTTACATACTAAAAGTGCTGGTCAATTTGAACAGCAGGAAAAGCATTATGAAAAAGATCATGAAACAGCAGAATCCATTCATTTTATGGGACATGATGAGCGGAATGATGATTCATATCAAGAGAAAGAAAACAATATTTATGGAGAAGATCACGCTGAAAAAGATGTGCCTGCTCTAAATGAGAATGAACACTTACAGCAATCTCATGAATCTAAAGAAGATTCTCATAATGAGGATGGAAGTTCTCATTCAGCTGGGGATGCTCTGTACCCTGAAGAGCCTCAATATGATCCATATGCCCAGGATAGGCATGATCAAATCGATATAGGCAATCAAACGGAGTTCGCATCAGCTTCAGAGACTAATCAGAGTAACGTTCAACATAAAAGAAAAGCGACGAAAAAAGAATGGTTATTAACCATCGGCATTCCTGCAGCAAGTCTTCTTCTTTTTACTGGCACAGCGTTTGCAGTCCAATCCAATGAAAAGAATGCGAATCAAAAGGCTGAAGCCCTTCATTATGAAGGAGAAGACTATGCGCTTGACGGCAGCTATGAACAAGCAGTTAAAAAATTAGCAGAAGCTTCGAAGATTAGACCGGAGAACTCCGTCATTAAACGGGTAAAAGTAGAAGTAGAGTCTGCATTAAAGGTAGAAAAGACTTTATCATCTATTGAACAGAAGATTGACAGCAAAGAATTCGGTGAGGCAAAGGATGCTCTGAACAACGTCCGCAATGATATTCAAGCAAGAAAAAGTCCAATCTTTGCTCCCCTTGAGACGAAAACATCTGATCAGGAAACTGAGTTAATTGTCGAAATGGTCAAAACTGAAACGGCAGAAATGGATTCAGTGGATGAAATCGGGGAGCAGCTTAAAAAAATAATCAGTCTGAAAACAGCTGAGGCAGAGGAAGTAAAAGGACAGCTTGTTAAAAAGATTGTTGCGATTTCCCAGAAGACTTCCGAAGAATATATGAGGAAGAAAAATTTTGATGCAGCCATAAAGGCATTGAGATCCGGGCTTAAATATACGAATTATGAGAATGCGGAGCTGACAAGCCGGCTCAGTGAAATTGAGGATCAAAAATTAAGCTATTCCGGTTCTCTTCCGGTTTTCTTAGAAAGACATTGGTCTGTAATCAATTCAAAAGCGATGCGTTCAAAAAAACCGCCACTAAAGATTGGTAAAGTGACGTTCGAAGAGGACCAATTTACCTATGTTGTAACGGGAAAGCTGAAAAGCATGACGAGATCCACTTTGAATAACCCAACACTTTATTTGAAAATTTACGATAAAAAAGGAAAGTTTCTGTTCAATGAGGATGTATCGTCAAAAGAAGTAGCTATAAAAAGCGGCCAGGAGGCAGAATTTTTCTTTTTTCTTGATAAAGAATATGGAAAAGAAATCAAAATTGTACTTGATCAGGCAGTTTACAGAAAATAG
- a CDS encoding DUF2628 domain-containing protein — MFCTKCGMKLLAEDKFCARCGNAISSGERAYDPAHIEQAAAVQGIQETTAPVSMPREKIWNISTNEPLINISGNESFSMEEEDIEKKEPAHSRMKETAVLHHEAQKRNPNSPANIPESPELAYAGLFSGENSLDSVSKSNLSYEEQVIRADEPQMTYPGKIEKSQNASTASFHETAPKKSKNRYPDSNKKRLSSANGKPVDIDRENKPNPINVKQSRLHPVQSAVSISTSAIEHSMQQPTDQIHSPVSQHPARLNPQEEELLGIFAGPKSDYYLSSWKKQYSMNWAAFFLTIFWMGYRKMFAPMVITAGAFILAGLVIAVTGMYWIAAIAVPFLLAVIGILANRIYLSHAREELDRVHASQGSWAAKNQLVASRGGTAPAGIYITFGVIIGYLLISVLLFTIL, encoded by the coding sequence ATGTTCTGTACAAAATGCGGAATGAAACTTCTAGCAGAAGACAAATTCTGTGCAAGATGCGGGAATGCCATTAGCAGCGGGGAGAGAGCTTATGACCCTGCTCACATCGAGCAGGCCGCGGCTGTTCAAGGAATACAGGAAACGACAGCACCCGTTTCGATGCCGCGTGAAAAAATTTGGAATATAAGCACGAATGAGCCATTAATAAATATCAGCGGAAATGAGAGTTTTTCAATGGAGGAGGAAGACATTGAAAAAAAAGAACCCGCACATTCCAGGATGAAGGAAACGGCGGTTCTCCATCATGAAGCACAAAAAAGAAATCCAAATTCTCCTGCGAATATTCCCGAATCACCGGAATTGGCCTATGCTGGATTGTTTTCAGGAGAAAACTCATTGGATTCGGTCTCTAAAAGTAATCTTTCTTATGAGGAGCAAGTCATAAGAGCTGATGAACCGCAAATGACTTATCCCGGAAAAATTGAGAAAAGCCAGAATGCAAGTACAGCATCTTTTCATGAAACGGCTCCAAAAAAATCTAAAAATCGCTACCCTGATTCTAATAAAAAGAGGCTTTCATCTGCAAATGGAAAACCGGTCGATATTGACCGGGAAAATAAACCAAATCCTATTAATGTTAAACAATCAAGGCTGCACCCTGTTCAGTCTGCTGTTTCTATCAGCACAAGTGCCATTGAACACTCCATGCAGCAGCCGACGGATCAAATTCACTCTCCTGTCTCCCAGCATCCTGCCCGCTTAAATCCTCAGGAGGAGGAGCTATTGGGGATTTTTGCAGGACCGAAAAGCGATTATTATCTGTCCAGCTGGAAAAAGCAATATAGCATGAACTGGGCAGCGTTCTTTCTAACTATTTTTTGGATGGGCTATCGAAAGATGTTTGCCCCAATGGTCATTACAGCAGGGGCTTTTATACTTGCAGGCTTGGTTATCGCTGTCACAGGAATGTATTGGATAGCGGCAATAGCGGTTCCTTTCCTATTAGCAGTGATCGGAATCTTAGCGAACCGGATTTACCTCAGTCATGCAAGAGAGGAATTGGATCGGGTTCATGCTTCGCAAGGTTCATGGGCAGCTAAAAACCAGCTGGTTGCTTCGAGAGGCGGAACGGCTCCAGCCGGCATCTATATTACTTTTGGGGTGATAATAGGGTATTTGCTTATTTCTGTGCTTCTCTTTACCATCCTTTAA